In Entomomonas moraniae, one DNA window encodes the following:
- a CDS encoding exodeoxyribonuclease III, translated as MRVVSVNVNGIKKAANLGLFDWLANQSADVICLQDTRITNQEIEAPEFQLPGFNLFSCDSFEPEKGGVAIYSRLQPKAIIFGLGFPEADHFGRYLQLDFDKISISSLLFPTGQESEKQLDEKFSFMENFTEYLIKQRRKRREYIYCASLYIAYQKLDVKNWRECQALPGFLTDERIWLDDVFADLGYVDAMRELTRETNLFTWWPESEQAEVLNMGWRFDYQLLTPGLRRIVRDFDLSRQPRFSQHAPLTIDYNWTLEI; from the coding sequence ATGCGTGTTGTGAGCGTTAATGTTAATGGCATTAAAAAAGCGGCAAATTTAGGTTTATTTGATTGGTTGGCGAATCAGTCGGCTGATGTTATCTGCTTACAAGATACTCGTATTACAAATCAAGAAATAGAAGCACCCGAATTTCAACTACCGGGCTTTAACCTTTTTAGTTGCGATTCGTTTGAACCTGAAAAAGGAGGCGTTGCTATTTATTCTCGCTTACAGCCCAAAGCAATTATTTTTGGCTTAGGTTTTCCCGAGGCAGATCACTTCGGTCGCTATTTACAATTAGATTTTGATAAGATCAGTATCTCTTCTTTATTATTCCCAACAGGTCAAGAAAGTGAAAAACAACTGGATGAAAAGTTTTCATTCATGGAAAATTTTACTGAATACCTTATCAAACAACGTCGCAAACGCCGTGAATATATTTATTGTGCGTCTCTTTATATCGCTTATCAAAAATTAGACGTAAAAAACTGGCGTGAATGCCAAGCGCTTCCAGGTTTCTTAACCGATGAACGTATTTGGCTAGACGATGTTTTTGCTGACCTTGGTTATGTTGATGCCATGCGTGAACTGACGCGCGAAACTAATCTATTTACTTGGTGGCCAGAAAGCGAACAAGCGGAAGTATTAAACATGGGTTGGCGTTTTGACTATCAACTATTAACCCCTGGACTTCGTCGTATTGTTAGAGACTTCGACTTATCGCGCCAGCCACGTTTTTCACAACATGCGCCATTGACCATTGATTACAACTGGACATTAGAAATATAG
- the pyrE gene encoding orotate phosphoribosyltransferase has protein sequence MQDYQRDFIKFAIEQGVLRFGEFTLKSGRVSPYFFNAGLFNSGAAISRLGQFYAAAIVESGLEFDVLFGPAYKGVPLAVATAISLAEDYEQDYPWCFNRKEAKDHGEGGVLVGSALKGDVLLIDDVITAGTAIREVMQIIRNEKAVTAGVIIALDRQERGQGTLSAIQEIEDEFRMPVLSIVTLDMILEYLSEDQALNEYLPAVKQYRKEYEV, from the coding sequence ATGCAAGATTATCAGCGGGATTTTATTAAATTTGCAATTGAACAGGGTGTTTTACGCTTTGGTGAGTTCACATTAAAGTCAGGACGTGTGAGTCCTTATTTTTTTAACGCAGGACTTTTTAATTCAGGCGCTGCTATTTCGCGTTTAGGGCAGTTTTATGCGGCGGCAATTGTTGAGAGTGGATTAGAGTTTGATGTGTTATTTGGCCCTGCTTATAAAGGTGTTCCCCTCGCTGTAGCAACCGCTATTTCTCTGGCTGAGGACTATGAGCAAGATTACCCATGGTGTTTTAATCGTAAAGAAGCTAAAGACCATGGTGAGGGTGGCGTATTGGTCGGTTCTGCGTTAAAGGGTGATGTGTTGTTAATTGATGATGTGATCACCGCCGGTACAGCGATACGTGAAGTGATGCAGATTATAAGAAATGAGAAAGCAGTCACTGCAGGCGTCATCATTGCATTAGATAGACAAGAGCGCGGTCAAGGAACCTTGTCAGCTATTCAAGAAATTGAAGATGAGTTTAGAATGCCCGTATTAAGTATTGTGACACTGGATATGATTTTAGAGTATTTAAGTGAAGACCAAGCGTTAAATGAATATTTGCCAGCTGTTAAGCAGTATCGTAAAGAATATGAGGTCTAG
- a CDS encoding chorismate mutase has product MQADECQNLADVRYQIDLINNSILALLAKRQKYVERAAQLKKDISEAPAPARRAQIIEKITQEAAQLGLDTNVATAVFNSMIDAFIALEQKNILKHANT; this is encoded by the coding sequence ATGCAAGCAGATGAATGTCAAAATTTAGCAGACGTCCGTTATCAAATAGATTTAATTAATAACTCCATACTTGCACTACTGGCCAAAAGACAAAAATATGTTGAACGTGCCGCCCAATTAAAAAAGGATATTAGCGAAGCCCCTGCGCCTGCTCGTCGTGCGCAAATAATTGAAAAAATAACTCAAGAGGCTGCGCAACTAGGACTCGATACAAATGTGGCTACTGCTGTTTTTAATAGCATGATAGATGCTTTCATTGCACTAGAGCAAAAAAACATCTTGAAGCATGCTAATACTTAA
- the nfsB gene encoding oxygen-insensitive NAD(P)H nitroreductase — protein sequence MNIDEIAAKRFTTKKYNSSKKISEQHIKQLCNILRDSPSSVNSQPWHFFVISSTEAKQKILPGVSEFNHGRITDASHVVVFCAKTDLSEEHMKAILDQEEKDGRFATAEIKQANDDGRHYFVGLNSKTPHDQFNWESKQVYIALGNLLLGAACLGIDSTPIEGFDPAKLDEILGLKSKGLSSVVIASLGYHADEDFNSKLPKSRLDEKQLFTFM from the coding sequence ATGAATATTGATGAAATTGCGGCTAAACGCTTTACGACAAAAAAATACAATAGCAGTAAAAAAATATCAGAACAACACATCAAACAACTTTGTAATATTTTACGAGACAGTCCCTCCTCTGTTAACTCACAACCTTGGCACTTTTTTGTTATCAGCTCAACAGAAGCAAAACAAAAGATTTTACCGGGTGTTAGTGAGTTTAACCATGGGCGTATTACTGATGCCTCACATGTTGTCGTTTTTTGCGCAAAAACAGATCTCTCAGAAGAGCACATGAAAGCCATTTTAGACCAAGAAGAGAAAGATGGGCGCTTTGCTACGGCAGAAATCAAACAAGCCAATGACGATGGACGCCATTATTTTGTTGGTTTAAACAGCAAAACACCTCACGATCAATTTAACTGGGAATCTAAACAAGTCTATATTGCACTTGGTAACTTACTACTAGGTGCTGCTTGTTTAGGCATTGACTCTACACCCATCGAAGGATTCGACCCAGCTAAACTTGATGAAATCTTAGGATTAAAGAGTAAAGGCTTATCCAGTGTCGTTATCGCGAGCTTAGGTTATCATGCTGATGAAGACTTCAACAGCAAATTACCTAAGTCTCGTTTAGATGAGAAGCAACTCTTTACATTTATGTAA
- the thiC gene encoding phosphomethylpyrimidine synthase ThiC, producing MKTISLTPLNQSVQVDRSVIAPFPNSKKIYVQGSKPSIQVPMREVSVSSTQTSSTPEYNPSVTIYDTSGIYTDPQANIDICKGLPDIRSIWINDRQATEQLTQLSSNFAQQRLTNPELQSMRFGLNRLPKKAKAGQNITQMHYAKKGIITDEMEFVAIRENLRLQEQLEAGVYNQQHKGNSFGASIPQQITPEFVREEIARGRAIIPANINHVELEPMIIGRNFLVKINGNIGNSALGSSIEEEVAKLTWGIRWGADTIMDLSTGKHIHETREWIIRNSPVPIGTVPIYQALEKTGGIAEDLTWGLFRDTLIEQAEQGVDYFTIHAGLRLHHIPLTAKRVTGIVSRGGSIMAKWCLAHHQESFLYTHFEDICDIMKAYDVSFSLGDGLRPGSVADANDAAQFGELETLGELTKTAWKHDVQTIIEGPGHIPMHLIKENMDKQLECCDEAPFYTLGPLVTDIAPGYDHITSGIGAAMIGWYGCAMLCYVTPKEHLGLPNKEDVKTGIITYKIAAHAADLAKGHPGAQIRDNALSKARFEFRWEDQFNLGLDPDTARAFHDETLPKDSAKVAHFCSMCGPKFCSMKISQEVRDYANNTETLATTELETEMQEKANQFKLQGAKIYNKV from the coding sequence ATGAAAACAATTTCTTTAACTCCATTAAACCAATCCGTACAAGTGGATCGTAGCGTCATAGCGCCCTTCCCCAACTCTAAAAAAATTTATGTGCAAGGCTCGAAACCTTCTATTCAAGTACCTATGAGAGAAGTTTCTGTAAGCTCTACCCAAACATCCTCAACTCCTGAGTACAATCCATCGGTTACAATCTACGATACCTCAGGTATTTATACTGACCCTCAGGCCAACATTGATATCTGTAAAGGGTTGCCTGATATCCGCTCAATATGGATCAATGATCGTCAAGCCACGGAGCAGCTTACACAGCTAAGCTCCAACTTTGCTCAACAACGTTTAACAAATCCAGAACTTCAAAGTATGCGTTTTGGCTTAAATCGTCTGCCCAAAAAAGCAAAAGCTGGACAAAATATTACTCAAATGCATTATGCTAAAAAAGGCATTATTACGGACGAAATGGAGTTTGTGGCTATTCGTGAAAACCTAAGACTACAAGAACAATTAGAAGCGGGTGTGTATAACCAACAACACAAAGGAAATAGTTTTGGTGCTAGCATCCCTCAACAAATCACTCCAGAGTTTGTTCGCGAAGAAATCGCCAGAGGTCGTGCCATTATTCCAGCGAATATTAATCATGTTGAACTAGAGCCAATGATTATTGGTCGCAACTTTCTCGTAAAAATCAATGGTAATATAGGTAACAGCGCTCTTGGTTCATCTATTGAGGAGGAAGTTGCCAAACTCACGTGGGGAATCCGTTGGGGAGCAGATACCATCATGGACTTATCAACGGGCAAACACATCCATGAAACTCGTGAGTGGATCATTCGTAATAGCCCCGTTCCTATTGGAACTGTTCCTATCTATCAAGCACTTGAGAAAACAGGTGGTATTGCAGAAGATCTAACTTGGGGACTCTTTAGAGATACCCTCATTGAACAAGCTGAACAAGGCGTAGATTACTTTACTATTCATGCAGGATTACGTTTACACCATATTCCATTAACTGCTAAAAGGGTAACAGGGATTGTTTCTCGTGGCGGTTCTATCATGGCTAAATGGTGTTTAGCTCATCACCAAGAAAGCTTCCTCTATACCCATTTTGAAGACATCTGTGACATTATGAAAGCTTATGATGTTAGCTTTTCATTGGGCGATGGCTTACGCCCAGGATCAGTTGCAGACGCAAATGATGCAGCCCAGTTTGGTGAATTAGAAACCTTGGGTGAGCTAACTAAAACAGCATGGAAACATGATGTACAGACAATTATCGAAGGGCCTGGCCATATTCCTATGCACTTAATTAAAGAAAATATGGATAAACAACTGGAGTGTTGCGATGAAGCACCTTTTTATACATTAGGTCCATTAGTCACCGATATTGCGCCCGGTTATGACCATATCACTTCGGGCATAGGCGCTGCCATGATCGGTTGGTACGGATGTGCCATGCTCTGCTATGTTACCCCTAAAGAGCATTTAGGCTTACCCAATAAAGAAGACGTTAAAACAGGTATTATCACCTATAAAATTGCAGCCCACGCCGCTGACCTAGCAAAAGGCCATCCCGGGGCACAAATACGGGACAACGCGCTTTCAAAAGCACGCTTTGAGTTTCGTTGGGAAGATCAATTTAATCTAGGTCTTGACCCCGATACCGCTCGTGCTTTTCACGATGAAACACTTCCGAAAGATTCGGCAAAAGTTGCCCACTTCTGTTCAATGTGTGGCCCTAAATTTTGCTCCATGAAAATATCGCAAGAAGTTCGTGACTATGCCAATAATACAGAAACCTTGGCAACAACCGAATTAGAAACCGAGATGCAAGAAAAAGCAAATCAATTCAAGCTACAGGGCGCTAAAATATACAACAAAGTATAA
- a CDS encoding IclR family transcriptional regulator, with translation MIKTQTPAIDKAVQIFSYLSQQGGATFSQIYQDVNLPKSTTSSLLASLVAHGLLRQDKNKYYLGLRLYEFGKRAEETFDIKKLALEPLTQLRDITKLTCHLGVLQGAEAIYLSKLESPGAIVVRSWIGKKLSLYSSGLGKALLAWMSDKEIDRLLPDENFKIYTATTIPNKTELKKELAQIREQGWAFDNGEDSEEVNCIAAPIFNKEKHVIAAISISGVSFQVSAERVPQLTKMALATARTISEEVQKY, from the coding sequence TTGATAAAGACACAAACCCCTGCTATTGATAAAGCCGTGCAAATTTTTAGCTATTTATCTCAGCAAGGAGGTGCTACATTTAGTCAGATATATCAAGATGTTAACTTACCTAAAAGTACAACATCTTCTCTGCTTGCATCGCTGGTTGCTCATGGTTTGTTGCGTCAAGATAAAAATAAATATTATCTTGGCTTACGCCTTTATGAGTTTGGGAAAAGGGCAGAGGAAACCTTCGATATCAAAAAATTAGCATTAGAGCCCTTGACCCAATTACGTGATATAACAAAGCTAACTTGCCATTTAGGCGTTTTACAAGGGGCTGAGGCTATTTATTTAAGTAAATTAGAAAGCCCAGGTGCTATAGTGGTAAGAAGTTGGATAGGAAAAAAGCTGTCGCTCTATAGTTCTGGGCTCGGTAAAGCACTTCTTGCTTGGATGTCAGATAAGGAAATTGATCGTTTATTACCGGATGAGAACTTTAAAATATATACAGCCACCACGATTCCAAATAAGACAGAGTTAAAAAAAGAGTTAGCTCAAATCAGAGAGCAGGGCTGGGCTTTTGATAATGGAGAAGACAGCGAAGAGGTAAATTGTATCGCCGCACCAATTTTTAATAAGGAAAAGCATGTGATTGCGGCAATTAGTATCTCTGGTGTTTCTTTTCAAGTCAGTGCTGAAAGAGTACCGCAATTGACTAAAATGGCCTTGGCAACAGCACGAACCATCTCAGAGGAAGTTCAGAAGTATTAG